Genomic segment of Iocasia fonsfrigidae:
TGACAGTCTTTTGGCAAATATAAATAGAGAGGGAATAAAGAGGAATTACTTTAGTGTGGTAGTGGACTATGAATATGATAGTCTTGGTAATATATTACCCCTCTTTTTAAAGAGATTGAACTGCCAGCTGCTTTCAACCAGAAATTTTTCACCTGAACACAATACTCCTTTAAGTATTGATAAGAGGTTAACAGCTAGTGCTAGAGTGGCCAGGATTATGCAAGATAATGATTCTGATCTGGGTATTATAACAGACCATAATGGTGAAGAACTATATGTTGTCAATAAAGAGGCTAAGGTTTTGAGTAAGGCCCAGTACCAGGTATTACTTTCATATATTCTATTTGAAAAAGGGTATAAGTATCTGCCACTTCCAGTAAATGCCCCACAGGTTATTGAATCTATGGCTGAAGAATATGGGGCTGAGGTTGAATATACTGAAATAAATCCGCAGGTAGCTATGGAGAAGTACTATAGTAATCTAAGGGGTGAGCATGGTGATATAGAATATTACCCCTTTGCTGATATGATTGCTGGTCTAGCTCTTATTTTAGAAAAAATGGCTGTTGATAATATTAGTATTGATCAGCTTCTAAATAGACTCCCTGAGTTTTACTTGAATAATGCGGAAATAGCCTGTCAATGGGAATATAAGGGTAAAGTAATGAGAAGGTTAAGTGCTGAGGCAGATGATGATGCTGAAATGGTCGACGGTATTAAATTTCAACACCCTCATGGTTGGGCTCTGGTTGTTCCAGATAGTGAAAGGCCTGTCTTTCACGTTTATGCTGAAGGGCAGGATTTAGAGGCGGCTGAGAGTTTAACAGGGTTTTATCTTGATAAGGTTAAGGAGATATTAGGGGAATAACTCACTCAAATTTAATAGAAATATATATTATTAACCTGGTGGATTAAGTCTGCCAGGTTTAGTTTTTTATTATCAAAGTTGTATAATTCTAAAGACCGACAAATATATTTGTTTCCCTTGTCGTGCGCTGCGGTGTCCTACCTACGCTTACTGTCGAGAAATTCTCCTTCGGCGTCCTGCCTGCGGATAATTTATAGAGTCGTCCAACAAATATATTTGTCTGGTTAATAGTTTGCTGATTAACTATGGGTAATAAATAGTTTGAGTTAAGAAAGTTGATGTTTTGAGTAAGTCTGGGTGGCGAAGCCATTTTGTTTACACTTGAATTTATGGGGAAATAGATATAAAATTAGAATTAGATGTATTAGGGATGCTGTAATTTTAGTTATATGGGGTGTGATTTATTTTGCAATCAGCAATAGATTTTTGTAAAGCTATATTATCAGAGGTATCACGGAGTTTTGCCTTGACTATACCAATGTTGGATAAAGACATCTATAAGCCTGTTTTAATAACTTATTTACAGGACAGATTGCTTGATAATTTTGAGGATGAGATAAGGGAAGATGATATTACACTTGCCGAACGCAAGGAAATGATGGATGAAGTAGTGAAACTGTTTAAACCTGATAATATGAAGATAGAAGATAGTGTATCTCGTATCAGTGATTATGCTTATCTTATGCCTGAGGAAGGTTTAAAGAAACTGACCACTAATGCAGGTAAATTGAGGAAGGCTTATGATAGTCTTGCTGATGGGATAAAGGAAATTTCATATAAATGGCTGCAGGAGATGAATCTGGGGATGCAGAAGTATCTGACAGCTGAAGTCAGGAATTTTACAGAACTGGATGAGTATTGTTATTATGTAGCAGGGACGGTTGGTGGTTTTCTGACAGAAACTATTTTATTTAAAAGGGAGTTGGAGGAGAAAAAAAGGAATCTTCTACTAGCTAAATATAAGTCAGCTGGTCTTTTTCTACAGAAGATAAATCTTATCAGGGATATTAAAAAAGACGTCGAAAACCGCGAAAAAAATTTCTGGCCTCTAAAGGAATTGAGGGTAAGTGTTGATGACCTATTAAATCCTACGAAAGAGACAAAAGCTATGCAGGCCCTTAGATTAATGATTAATGATGTAAAAGACCATATTCCTGACCTGATAGATTACTATGAGGCCTTACCTGATAGTCTGGCTGGTTATAAGAAATTTTTTGCCATGAATAATGCCCTCGGCTTGGCTACTCTGGAGGTGCTTGATAATAACCGCAAAGTTCTTTATGGTAAAAAACCTGTTAAAGTGTCTAAACTCCGTTTTTTTAGTATTATCAAATCACCTGAAAAGGCCTTTTATAAAGGAAGTAAACTGTTAACAGATAACTTTTAGTATTAGCGTCTTGCATAATTGATTGTTGCCATCCAAAAACTTCGCTACGGATTTAGTATTGGCCAATTACGGGCTGTTTTAAACTCCCTACGGTCAAACAGGAAAACAGCCTTTTCCATAATTGACCATACTAAATCCTGCTTCGTTTTAATCGGCTGGTCAACAATTCAATTATGCAAAGGTCTATTATGAAAGAGCCTTAGTATAAAAATCCCTTTAGTGGTTAATAATTAGAAAAAACCACAGGGGGGATTTTATGGACATAAAAAGGGTTTTTTTAAGTCCTCTGGTCCTGGGGCCAGTTTTTGCATTTTTGATGGGCAATATTAGTCTGGGACTGATTACTGCCGGCATAACAATTTTAATCTGGGGTCAGCGAGAAGGCAGTAATTTTGTTGTTTTAACAACTGTTGGTCTGCTAATTTTAACGGCCAATATAAATATGGAGATAATATTTTTGTATTCGATTACTCTGGCTTTTATTATAGATGAAAATTGCAGGGAGAAACAGTTTTTTTTCCTGCTTGCCTGTTTGACTTCTCTGGGTGCTTTTCCAGTATGGATTTATATACTAGGTAAGTTGCCTGTTCATTTGTTAAATCAGTTTAATATTGCTGGAGGCTTTGTTTTGATATCTGCCTTGGTTCTGACCTATGTGAAGGGTCTAATCTTAATAAAAGATGCTTCTTCAGAGGAAATAGCCGCTCATTTTTTCTTGAGTTTTGTTGCTGTTCTTGAAGTGATAGGTGTTTACTGGGCGATACCATGCTGGGTGCTGGGGAATTATTTTCTAAATAAATATAATGTTAGTTTTCAGAATATGATAAAGAGTAGAACGAATTCTTATCTACTGAGTTTGTTTTTCATGTTTTTTATTATTTTCACAGCATATATTGTTTTACCGGTCAATAGTA
This window contains:
- a CDS encoding squalene/phytoene synthase family protein — protein: MQSAIDFCKAILSEVSRSFALTIPMLDKDIYKPVLITYLQDRLLDNFEDEIREDDITLAERKEMMDEVVKLFKPDNMKIEDSVSRISDYAYLMPEEGLKKLTTNAGKLRKAYDSLADGIKEISYKWLQEMNLGMQKYLTAEVRNFTELDEYCYYVAGTVGGFLTETILFKRELEEKKRNLLLAKYKSAGLFLQKINLIRDIKKDVENREKNFWPLKELRVSVDDLLNPTKETKAMQALRLMINDVKDHIPDLIDYYEALPDSLAGYKKFFAMNNALGLATLEVLDNNRKVLYGKKPVKVSKLRFFSIIKSPEKAFYKGSKLLTDNF